A stretch of the Saccharolobus caldissimus genome encodes the following:
- a CDS encoding endonuclease III domain-containing protein, with translation MSYKEIFNTILEIFNNNRKILEEKGWIVSSPHSYEWWGGLKSAEEIIISSILVQMSRWEIVKQAVETMRERGLTDFSKLYKTKDEELYQILKNINFYKTKVKRLKIISEIILEKGLERFYDRDLLLSIEGIGEETADSILLFAAHKPYFPSSEYGRRVLSRVLGVELKKKEVKKLVEDNLPKDVFKYKLFHAGLVTVGRAYCFNKPKCDDCMLKIVCKHAK, from the coding sequence GTGAGTTATAAGGAAATATTTAATACTATTTTGGAAATATTTAATAATAATAGAAAAATATTGGAGGAAAAGGGGTGGATAGTTTCATCTCCACACTCCTATGAATGGTGGGGGGGACTAAAATCTGCAGAAGAGATAATAATTTCCTCAATCTTAGTTCAAATGTCTAGATGGGAAATAGTAAAACAAGCAGTTGAGACGATGAGAGAAAGGGGCTTAACGGATTTCAGTAAATTGTATAAGACTAAAGATGAAGAACTTTACCAAATATTAAAAAATATTAATTTTTACAAGACGAAAGTGAAAAGACTAAAAATTATTTCAGAGATAATTTTGGAGAAGGGTTTAGAGAGATTTTACGATAGGGATCTACTTTTAAGTATAGAAGGTATAGGCGAGGAAACAGCGGATTCGATTTTACTTTTCGCAGCACATAAACCTTATTTTCCTTCTTCTGAATACGGAAGAAGAGTATTATCTAGGGTTTTAGGCGTAGAATTGAAGAAAAAGGAAGTTAAGAAGTTAGTTGAAGATAATTTACCTAAAGACGTTTTTAAATATAAACTATTTCATGCAGGGTTGGTCACAGTGGGCAGGGCTTATTGTTTTAATAAACCTAAATGTGATGATTGTATGTTGAAGATAGTATGTAAACATGCAAAATAA
- a CDS encoding succinate--CoA ligase subunit beta, with translation MKLYEYEGKALFKRVGIPIPNGVVTSEPIKWEGKAVVKSQLLEGARGKRGLVRVTEDVYNTILELKKLGIEKFLVEEFIPHEKEFYASILLDRETAEPMLVLSKEGGIDVEQAKDVKKMIIPLERGVRSYDIIEAEKYLGVKGLSPIIQGLYKLFVEYDAELVEINPLALTNDGKLVALDSKVILEDNALYKHEDLLKELGRQEVRDSYVELEGDIGIIGNGAGLTMATMDLVKLNGGNPADFLDVGGGASREHVRESVLKVGRNPKVKKIVINIYGGITRCDEVALGIVDALKEIKKPIFVRLLGTNEELGKKILRENGVNVYDDVLKMIGDAVRS, from the coding sequence ATGAAGCTATACGAATACGAGGGAAAGGCACTTTTTAAGCGCGTTGGCATACCAATACCTAACGGTGTTGTAACCTCTGAGCCTATAAAGTGGGAAGGAAAAGCCGTGGTAAAGTCTCAGTTACTTGAGGGAGCAAGGGGAAAAAGAGGCTTAGTAAGAGTTACTGAAGACGTATATAATACTATATTAGAGTTAAAGAAACTGGGGATTGAGAAATTTTTAGTAGAGGAATTTATTCCTCATGAAAAGGAGTTCTATGCTTCAATTCTACTTGATAGAGAAACTGCTGAGCCCATGTTAGTTCTATCTAAAGAAGGAGGTATTGATGTAGAGCAAGCAAAAGACGTTAAAAAGATGATAATACCATTAGAAAGAGGAGTTAGAAGTTATGATATAATAGAAGCTGAGAAGTATTTAGGAGTTAAAGGCTTATCTCCAATAATTCAAGGTTTATACAAATTATTTGTAGAGTATGACGCAGAGCTTGTTGAAATAAATCCTTTAGCTCTAACTAATGATGGTAAGTTAGTAGCGTTGGATTCGAAAGTAATATTAGAAGATAACGCATTATATAAGCATGAGGATCTATTAAAAGAATTAGGTAGGCAAGAAGTTCGTGATTCTTATGTGGAATTAGAGGGCGATATAGGGATAATAGGTAATGGAGCTGGTTTAACGATGGCTACGATGGATTTAGTGAAGTTAAATGGAGGAAATCCAGCAGACTTTTTAGATGTAGGCGGTGGAGCTAGTAGAGAACACGTAAGGGAAAGCGTATTAAAGGTTGGAAGGAATCCTAAGGTTAAGAAAATTGTAATAAACATTTACGGGGGAATAACTAGGTGTGATGAAGTTGCATTAGGAATTGTTGATGCACTAAAGGAGATAAAGAAGCCCATTTTCGTAAGGTTATTGGGAACTAATGAGGAATTAGGCAAGAAGATATTAAGAGAAAATGGAGTTAATGTATATGATGATGTATTAAAAATGATAGGTGATGCAGTACGCTCGTAA